The genomic segment agttagtttaagaagtattatgatagtatacttcatgaagttttattccagatttgaaatcagaggttgatacaagaaagagatttcagaacgggttcattgagatgagttttgatttaaactctattatacacttctcctgatatatctgaattgattacttatgagttcgaggacgaactcagatctaagagggggataaatgtaatgcccaagaattatagaagtgataaaccaagattatcaatcttctttaatgtgagactcggaagatatgagaatgcatgacatgcaatgagggaagaaaggatatgagaaaatagggtttgcaagaccgcacccgcagtctagGAAGCCCCGTACccacggtgcatggacagaaagttgaagcatttttacagtagccacaccgcacccgcggtgctagaaggaccgcacccgcggtgcagctacagtggggtgaccgcacccgcggtaagaacaagaccgcacccgcggtcgttggattttagaaaatgaaaagctgccgaagcttgagcgcacccgcgctgctgaacacaccgcacccgcggtcatgcgtgtagccTAAAAAATAAGCCATGTTTCCTggtgttgcatgcagtatatatatatgaatgacacgtAAATTTCTCAGAAATTCAGATAAGGGTCGAggctttgagagaaaaatccttacgccttttagacttgcgattgtgaaagatccgtccatcagaattcaaagtcgaacgcagtatcgtgttcctcttgactcaagctacacaaggacataagttttgttacgttttgagatgttttgaaaatatgatgttgctagaatcgaatatgattcagatatggtgtttctactaccgtagacattgtagaattgaagtcagattaaagaacagactgtttctgtaattgttataatttttaaaagatattgacggagattcgatatcagatttgtgttatcgttgagattatgagttatatcagtattgattatgagttctagtattatatctgtgatgttgagattgacgggattattcagattgtattgttatgccgtcgaaacatcagcaggctgacatctgatcagatttgatattgattgagattgcattgttatgtcatttatattgatatgctgtcaagatatcagttgagttagattgattagattcagatatgattttgattatattgttatgtcaatgatatgaattgaattgtgtcttgttcagatattgatcagattatgtactgagttgagtattgatcagaacagattgtgtattgagttattcactgatacagcatatacgatattgtcatttcagattttatatggacagatttgaatacaggtcatcgtcttcgtcagaccaggaagacaaaggtataattcatgtgatattcgggaagacacaactcaattgagatctcatttgagtttcccaacaaaattacatactagaattattgttgtttattttatgatatgattatgatgtgtttatagatgatatattcatatcttttgaaatgatcatgatttgtttacagattgttattcattgcatttaagatagggagtcttgacagaacagtcaaacttctagacgttcggtgatatcacagcttaggggaagatcagtctcctattgtagatgtggatacagatcaggccgaagtttaggaataagacgtacagtcacctcgattgggagggtaggtgatagatcgtcttattcacaccgagatccctagagttatagtggagtcgagtctagacatgatttgactagaactgcattcgtttatggatgtggtttcatagactatgaaacccatttttattgctttcagtcatgatagcatgtttttatgatttgatttgagtagcatgtttagctgatttgagttgcatgcttattttgatttaattttatagattatgaaatctattgtttttaattttattcatggtagaatgtttcatgattcactttgtatatatgcatgttttccatgttttatactgggatttattctcaccggagtatccggctgttgtcttgttttgtatgtgtgcatgacaataggtgggacaagatcggggtcaagaaaatgatgagagaagacgagaaTAGCATAGTGATTCCgaacttattgtagacttggtttaatacttgaatttagtagttaaaccttagacTAATTTGATCTAGAAACATgatgtacaagatttgtattattatactggtttatataatacattgaatctattaccttccgcattttaaaagaaaaatttttagaccctgttttatcttaattgataattaaatcccaaagatgattaagaagatgattagcgtccggatctCCACAGTTTTGTTGAGAACATTATAGATCATTATGTATACCAGAAGATTAGTGAAACTTTAGAATAATCTGTGTGTTAACGACTAGAAAGCTGAATTTTTTTTGGGTTACATTCATGCTAATATTGCGTTCTTATACATAGACTAATTGAAAATTAGTAAGTAATTTGCTATTTCCACATGGGAACTAAATCATTCTCTTATTTTTAAGCACTATTTTATGATGTATGTTAAGAAATGTTATTTTAGGTTTAGAATTGTGAATTTTATGTCTTAACTATTAAGATTATATTACAAAAATTCATTTGTATTCTATGTGACTAAAATGATATTTGTATTAActatattaatataaaatattttagttgttgGAGATCGTTTGAAGCAAAATAAAATGGTCATCAAACATGTTTGCACTGAATTTATGTGGTAATGATGATGAACTTGGTTCCTaaagattttatgatatatacaTTTAGTTTTGATTTATAAAACTCACTCAGATACGATATTTCTCACATATATTTATGTACATATTCATTtatctttaaaaaatattaataaagcTGGATCTAAAATAAAACattaattttattcattaagttttattaaaaaatatggtACATGTGATACATAAAGATAATACTCCATATAAAAACACTTATTATCACGATTCATGTATTTGTTTCTTAACTTTAGATGATGATTGGTTTTTGATTATTCAGTTCATTTGAAATATGTAGACTAAGTGGGAGAatgtaaaattattttattaaaatctataaataatttatttgtgGTCAGCATATTTCATTAAGATAAATATGTTAgccaaattattttattaaagtctataaaataatttatttattgtcAACATATTTCATTAAGATAAATATGAGAGATGTCTCAtatttaaaagaagaaaaatcaAGAGTATTTTTTGAATTAAAATGATAAATATTTTGAGATTTTATTTATCATGTCCTGAATAGATATCATCAAACTTTTCCAGATATTGAGTCTCTCTACGATGCATAGAGAACATGTATCATAGTAACATATATAGTCCCTAAATCTGCGTGGTTATTCAGAAATacataatttatataaattgCATAAATGTTTAGAAGATTCACGTTTTCAGtgttgagtgagtctcatgtgagaccgtctcacggatcttaatctgtgagacgggtcaaccttacggatattcacaataaaaagtaatattttttcatggatgacccaaataagatattcgtctcacaaatacgacccgtgagaccgtctgacacaagtttttgccttcagTGTTCGTGGAATCTCAATAGTTCTTGTCTCAAATTCAATATCATTTGCTAGAGATTAAAATTCACTTATGTTTATATTTCTGCATATCGATTTGCGAGTGTAGATGCATGCGTTTCAGTAAATTAATGTAGCAAaaatatgaatttcagaatttgattaatttattcaaaaattataattgatttatttactaaaagtaaataaaaaattagacaTTTTGACAATTAAGTTTTCTTATATAAAaagttattaaaataattttattttgtctCTCTTTTCatgatatataaaatataaaatattttatataatttcatcaaaaaaaaaaatgatatataaAATATACTTGTCCATggaaatcatttttttaaccCTAAGAAAATATAATCCAACGGTAACTATTGAACAGTCCAACGGCTACAAAGCCCCAAGGCGGTGGTGCATTACGGCATATTTACAAACAATAAATTCAGACCGTCAGATCGATCTCTCCAATCCAACGGCCAGAAAATCAAGAAAAGGAGGACCGTTGGAACGAAGCGCTGGTtctctatttttaaaaagagggGGGTCTCTTCTCCATTTTGCGAATTTCCGTTGCTTTTCACAGGGAGTAGAAAGTCTGTAGGAGAGACAGAAGAgagggaagaagaagaagaagaagaaaaagggTGAAGTTTTTTCCTATAATGGCGACAAGACAAGTTATTCTGCCAAAGAACAGAGGTATTGAATTCAATCTTACTTTGTATCTGTTACAGGGTGTGTTTTGTTTGATTTattcatttattattattgatcTGGAATCGGATAAAAGACTATAGATAGCCATGCTCAGAAAAGAGATCGTTTGGGTTCGTTGAATTTGAAGGGTTTCTTCTTGTTTTAGTTTTTAGTTTTTGGACTCCTGTGATTTTGAATGATATCATTTTCGATTCTTTATGGTCTTCTTTGTGTAGGTAGTGCGATGGTTATGTCTCAAGTCATTTTGATGAATGtaaatctttttttaaaatttcggtGTAGAAATTGTTATCAGTGGCACCATGATCGTGCGTTAATCAATCTTTTTCTTCGTTCTTTTGAATCTTTTGCATTTATTGTTTCAAGATTTACTTTACTGTTTGACTGATCTACAACGAAATTTAATAGGCGAGGCACCGATTCCTGGTGCCGTTAAACAGAAGAACATGGTAGCTGAAAAGAAGAACCGACGTGCACTTGGAGACATTGGGAATATGGTCGCCGTTTGTGGGGTCAACGGCAAGCCACTCCCTCAGGTTTCTCGACCTGTTACAAGGTATTTAACTCTCTCATCTTTGTTCTCGACAAGAATTTGATGAAAAttcagtgtgtgtgtgtgtgtgtgtgtgtgttatgtTTCATCGATTTTGATCAGAGTTTGGTATTAACTTCCAGGAGTTTCTGTGCTCAATTACTGGCCAATGCCCAGGCCGCCGCGTCCGAAAACAACAAGGTGCGTCTCTTGAAATAACATCTTGCAAATAGTTTTTTTTCAAGTTTACGTTCACTAACAAATTTTTATGGATTCTCTTGAATCACAGAACTTGATGGCAGTAAATGGAAATGTGGCCATTGTAGCCGATGGAGTTCTGCCTGATAAAAAAGCCGCCCTGGTCAGGAAACTGGTTCAAAAGAAGGATGTTGCCAAACCTAAGCCTGAGGAGATAATTGAAATCAGCCCTGATACAGAGGGAGTTCGCGTAAAAGAGAAGCCGCCACAATTGAATAAGGAAAAACTAGGATGAAAATTTGTTGGATAAGTCATCATCAAGAAAGCAAGCTCCAACTCTTACTTCAACACTTACTGCCAGAAGCCAGGTCTCTATAATCATTGTCCCTTGGATTTTACAGCTTCTTTTGTTTGCCTATTTTCAGAAGCATTTTTTGAAACattttgattgattttcaggCTGCCTATGGGCTGAGCGAGAAACAGAAAGAGAACATAGTGgatattgatgctgcagatgTGAACAATGACTTGGCAGTTGTTGAATATGTCGAAGAAATGTACAGTTACTACAAGTCAGCCGAGAATGAAAGCAGGCCACCACATGCTTACATGGATTCACAGCcagaaattaatgaaaaaatgagAGCGATTCTAATAGATTGGCTAATCCAAGTTCACTACAAGTTCGAGCTTTCTCCTGAGACTCTTTACCTGACCATCAACATACTGGACCGGTATCTGTCGGCCACGACTGCATCAAGAAGGGAACTTCAGCTGGTGGGCATGAGTGCCATGCTTGTAGCCTCGAAATACGAAGAAATTTGGGCCCCCGAGGTGCATAAATAAAAATCTGACAATGTAACTCACTTGGATTCATGTAAAATATCTCTCTTCGATCTTAACCATGTGTTTTTTTATTGCAGGTTAATGAGCTAGTTGGCTTCTCAGACAATACCTACTCAAACAAACAAGTCTTGCTCATGGAAAAACGAATACTAGGGAAATTGGAATGGAACTTGACTGTCCCGACTCCATACGTGTTTCTTGTTCGTTTCATCAAAGCATCCATGACTGATTCCGATGTACgaccaaattttttttagtataaACATAAACCCCCAAGGTTCTTAAATTATTATGTCTTCTTCAGGTTGAGAATATGGTCTATTTCTTGGCTGAGCTTGGGATGATGAATTATGCTACACTAATGTACTGTCCCTCAGTGATTGCTGCCTCAGCAGTCTATGCAGCAAGATCCACTTTAAATAAGACACCCCTTTGGAACGAAACGCTTAAAAAACACACCGGTTTTCAAGAACCGCAGCTTATGTACGTAGCATTTTACAAGAAAAACTGGCCTTGTAATTCTTGATTGTTTGTGTGTGTGATCTtgctttttttcttcttctttttttggtGATCAGGGATTGTGCAAAGTTACTAGTTAGCTTCCATTCGGCTGCGGCAGAGAACAAGCTCAAGGGGATCTACAGAAAATACACGAGTATGGATCGAAAGGCAGTGGCTCTGCTTCCACCAGCCAAATCTCTTTTGCCTGCCAACTGAGCCTTGTAGTTTTTGGTTTCAATTCTTGATTCTATAAATTCTTTTTGGCAAGAATTTTCTTAATGACAATTTGGTCAAATTCTACCtaaatttttcttaattatACAACACTTGGTAGATTTTTATACagatttacaaaaaattaacaTCATTAAATTATATGATTTCCATTTTCTAGTCCCAACAAGTGAGATATACATATAATAATAAGTACGCAAGTGAAGAATAAAAATATAAGGAATCCGTAATGACAACCAAACAACCACTAATCACATCGAGCACACAAAAATATTCCCTCCTAATCACAAGAAAAAGACTATCTACCATACTAttattctctctttttttttcctttaatataaaataatatattatcatCTATCTGCGTATGTAATTTTTTTGAGTAGATATGGCCTCACAGATTTTTATCTGTCAGATTGGCTGATCTTATCTATAAttataatgaaaaaatattattttttttacataaaaatgatattttttacgAGTTGGGTCGGATTAAAGATTCGTTTTATAAAATTGactcgttattttgattttataatTTCACACATAACGTCACTTGATTTAATATGAAATCCACTTACATGTCACGTTTTGTTCCTCTAGATTAAATATTCTTTTAGAATTTTAGTTTCGTCCCTATTAattaaagagtaggtctcatgtgagaccgtctcacggatatcaatctgtgagatgggtcaaccctacccatattcaccacaaaaagtagtactcttagcataaaaagcaatactatttcatggattacccaaataaagatccgtctcacaaaatttgacccgtgagaccgtctcacacaagtttttgtcttaattAAATCTCTAATTTCGCTATCTCGCTGTCATCTTATGTTAAATAAAATGAATGTGAATGATTgctcataaataaatttttatttaaaaaaaatgatgacTTCGTCAtctctttattattattataatttataatttatttttctctaGTAGCTCAATTatccaaaataattaattttctacccattaatgaattaaaatgtttatttttgatgaCCTAAATCAAGAGAGTACCATTTTATCTATATAAATATTAGAAAAatagcaaaaatttgtgtgaaatgATCTCACGACTTCTAATTTaggtcactcatgaaaaagtattattttttatgctaaaaatattattttttattgtgaattcaataagattgatccgtctcacagataaaaaattATGAGACGTTATGAAGCTGCGAGTCCTATTTTCTTAGACTtagaaaaaaaaaggaaaaaatctAACTTGACTTCGTTGATTCCTACAAAATCACATGACAGATGACTGAATACTGACTGTCTTGGACCCAATTAAATTCAGGAGTGTGATTCACGCGCCAACGCATCTCATGCCATTATCCAacgaataaattatttattattccattaaaatatcatttttccaCGGATGCCAGCTTCaacatataaaattaaaaatatatactctaaaaaataataataaaaataaaatacaaatgatATCCGTaggttaaaaaaattaattgaaaattcagaggatttaaaaaaaattgaagtaaaatatttttttggaaaTATAAGTAAAGATACATGATGtatgtttattaaaaaaaactttaGAAGATAAAATCTTATTATACATAGTAAGATTTTTCGTCCGCTCTAATTcatagaaaaatattaatttttatgttaaaatattaatttcattttaaatatgaaggcaaaaacttgtgtgagacggatctcacATAATACTCACTCAAATTTGAAGTAGGTCACGGGTTACCTACTGATTTTGTTTTAtagacataattttttttaaaatcctaAAATGATTATTTACATAAAAAGGAGAAGaaagaattaaataaataataatcccCAAAATGCtggaaaacaaaataaaacaaacaaaTCAAATTCGTATACCATTTCCACACACATACAACATTAATAAAAGCTGAAAAGAAGAAAACAAGATCCACCTCGATCAACCCTCCAtaccacccccccccccccccccccccccccccagcCCCCCAACCCCAATCTATCCAAAAATCATTCCTCCTATGTTAGAGAGAGGGAGAAGAGGACTAAGAGTCCGAGAATTCCAAGGGTCTGTGAATTTTTTCTCAGTCCACGAATCTGCAAGCACTTCACAGCTCTTGAAGTCCTCTACTTTTATGTATCATCTCACACACTTGAAAAAGACAACTTTTTCTTGATTCCCTTTTCATTTGGTTGGCAATTAATCAATTTCTTTGTTTCATGGGCGAAGAAGGATTGTTGAGATAGCGAAGGGAAAAGGGGTTTTAATTGTTttttcctgcataaattttggCACCCCGTGAGCTTTCCTTTTTCGAGAACAAGTTTTTGTAGCGGTGAATCCGAGAAGCGGGGGAATAAAAGGAAAGAAGACTATGAGGGAAGAGGAGTCGAATTGGTTCTCCAAATGGGAAGATGAATTGCCTTCACCTGAAGAGTTGATGCCCTTGTCGCAATCGTTAATTACTCCTGATCTAGCGCTAGCTTTCAACATTCCTACCCCGGATCAGGACCTTCACAGCCACCACGCGCCTCCTCCTCCGCCGCAGTCGGCTACCCATTCGTCTCAGCCCAATTCCTCGGCTGAATTTGACTCGCTGGAGTTGAGTGGCGCCGGGGTGGGATCAGGAGGCGGTCCTGGTTCAGATGAGCCTGCGAGAACCCTCAAGCGGCCCCGCCTGGTGTGGACCCCGCAGCTGCACAAGAGATTTGTTGATGCGGTGGCCCATCTAGGGATCAAGAATGCTGTCCCAAAGACGATAATGCAGCTGATGAGTGTTGATGGGCTTACAAGGGAGAATGTTGCCAGCCATTTGCAGAAGTACCGGCTTTATTTGAAACGGATGCAGGGCATTTCGAGTAACGGTGGTGGTGGAATCGGAGGCGGCAACAGTCCCGCGGGGTTGTCTGGTTCCGGTATGGACCCCGCTACGGACCATTTGTTTGCCAGCTCGCCCGTGCCAGCGCATTTTCTGCATCCGGCCAGGGGAAATTCAGAGCATTTCTTGCCGTTTGTGCCTGTGGCGGCCGCAGCAATGCAACATCACCACCAAATGGCGGTGGTAGGGCCAGGGCCGCACCACCATCCGCAGCTGCAGCAGCAGTTCAGGCATTTTGGGAATTCGCCGCCAAATGGGAAGTTTGACCACCCGTTTATGAGGCAATCGCATCACCAGATGCAGAGAACTGGGACACCGGTGCAAAGCAATAACGGGTCCGTGGCGGCTCCGGCCTTTGTGGAGGATTTAGAATCTCCTACTGCAGCAAATGGGAGGAGAGTTCTTACACTGTTTCCAACCGGGGACGATTGAGTAAGGATAATCGTCAAACATCTCCATGGAATTATGCTTGTTGTCATTGTTAAAATCCAATCTTTGAAGTAAAAAATTAGTGTTTCTTTTCAATTTCCTGTTTCCTGCTATTCTTGATGGAGTTGTTGGCATTTTATTGCTAAAtaaattgctgcttcaattgtTCTGCTCTTCATGTGGTAATCTTAGTTCATTTATTAGGATTAGTGTGTGCGTGTAGTAAGTTCTATCTTTAGTGAATCCAGTCAAGCCCGTGATTTCCCAATCCATTATCGTCGCAGTAGGTCGGTTCTCGTCGCAGTAGATCGGTTCTAGAGTATCATATACTAGTGACAGTTATCACACTTGACCCCCTTTGGACATactagaaagaaagaaagaaagaaagaaagaaagaaattgaTGAAGCAATATAATTATCTGATTTTCCTCCGTTGAGTCTACAGTAGATCTTTTACACCATACTTGAAAGCCTGAAACAGTAATTCTTTGGCGTCGCTGAGATGACGAGGTATCGAAATTTTCGAGGGATTCAATGAGGATAAGAGTCGACATAGTATACATGAGGAGCTTTAAAAACCGATTGGTTAGCAATGCCTGAGGGTGATCTGCGTCGAAACTTTTTCAAGAAATTTGAGACACTGATAAGCATCTACCGAGCGTAAACTACGGCATCGACTTCCC from the Primulina eburnea isolate SZY01 chromosome 3, ASM2296580v1, whole genome shotgun sequence genome contains:
- the LOC140827194 gene encoding transcription factor MYBC1-like; its protein translation is MREEESNWFSKWEDELPSPEELMPLSQSLITPDLALAFNIPTPDQDLHSHHAPPPPPQSATHSSQPNSSAEFDSLELSGAGVGSGGGPGSDEPARTLKRPRLVWTPQLHKRFVDAVAHLGIKNAVPKTIMQLMSVDGLTRENVASHLQKYRLYLKRMQGISSNGGGGIGGGNSPAGLSGSGMDPATDHLFASSPVPAHFLHPARGNSEHFLPFVPVAAAAMQHHHQMAVVGPGPHHHPQLQQQFRHFGNSPPNGKFDHPFMRQSHHQMQRTGTPVQSNNGSVAAPAFVEDLESPTAANGRRVLTLFPTGDD
- the LOC140827193 gene encoding LOW QUALITY PROTEIN: G2/mitotic-specific cyclin-2-like (The sequence of the model RefSeq protein was modified relative to this genomic sequence to represent the inferred CDS: deleted 1 base in 1 codon), with product MATRQVILPKNRGEAPIPGAVKQKNMVAEKKNRRALGDIGNMVAVCGVNGKPLPQVSRPVTRSFCAQLLANAQAAASENNKNLMAVNGNVAIVADGVLPDKKAALVRKLVQKKDVAKPKPEEIIEISPDTEGVRVKEKPPQLNKEKLGENLLDKSSSRKQAPTLTSTLTARSQAAYGLSEKQKENIVDIDAADVNNDLAVVEYVEEMYSYYKSAENESRPPHAYMDSQPEINEKMRAILIDWLIQVHYKFELSPETLYLTINILDRYLSATTASRRELQLVGMSAMLVASKYEEIWAPEVNELVGFSDNTYSNKQVLLMEKRILGKLEWNLTVPTPYVFLVRFIKASMTDSDVENMVYFLAELGMMNYATLMYCPSVIAASAVYAARSTLNKTPLWNETLKKHTGFQEPQLMDCAKLLVSFHSAAAENKLKGIYRKYTSMDRKAVALLPPAKSLLPAN